In Rutidosis leptorrhynchoides isolate AG116_Rl617_1_P2 chromosome 2, CSIRO_AGI_Rlap_v1, whole genome shotgun sequence, one genomic interval encodes:
- the LOC139887800 gene encoding protein FANTASTIC FOUR 3-like, with product MSKITFQQQPSMDSSHIVETTTMRLKLVSSPKSYNKKTIFEDYFNNSETNSYVHNKKSLILSQKSLELCTESLGSETGSDTSEDDIIFVVPKSVKRCRRDQMESKKVMTRNFPPPLTTISGSKPFQVRPHREGGRLIIEASETNLGNNCLRAERSDGRLRLTCWKTDFDNENNENERNDLEKGEDEIERNVVVEKLQRVRRCIENGHGDKGIITCCNWVATS from the coding sequence ATGTCAAAAATTACCTTTCAACAACAACCTTCAATGGATTCATCTCATATTGTAGAAACAACCACCATGAGACTCAAACTAGTCTCATCACCAAAATCTTACAATAAAAAAACCATCTTTGAGGATTATTTCAATAACTCAGAAACAAACTCATATGTCCACAACAAAAAATCTTTAATTCTTAGCCAAAAAAGCCTTGAACTTTGCACCGAAAGTTTAGGTAGCGAAACGGGTAGTGACACGAGTGAGGATGACATCATTTTCGTTGTCCCAAAATCGGTAAAAAGATGTAGAAGAGATCAAATGGAGTCAAAGAAAGTTATGACACGAAATTTTCCGCCTCCATTGACTACGATAAGTGGGTCCAAACCGTTTCAAGTTAGGCCACATCGCGAAGGGGGGAGGTTGATTATAGAAGCTTCGGAGACGAATTTAGGTAACAATTGTTTACGGGCCGAAAGGAGTGATGGTAGACTACGATTAACGTGTTGGAAGACCGATTTCGATAACGAAAACAATGAGAATGAAAGGAATGATTTGGAAAAAGGTGAGGATGAGATTGAAAGAAATGTGGTGGTTGAGAAACTTCAAAGGGTAAGAAGGTGCATAGAAAATGGGCATGGAGATAAAGGAATAATAACATGTTGTAATTGGGTGGCTACTTCCTAA